GTGATCAAGGTCGCCACCGGGGAGCAGACGACGGCGACCCATCTGCGCCTCGTCTACGATCCGCTGGCGCAGCCGGGCGGCGCTCCCCAGGGCGTCTCGGTGTCGACTGGCGACCCGATCACCCTGGGCCCGAAGCGGAGCGCGGACCTCACCGCCACCCTGACCGCGGACAACACCGCGGATGGGCAGGGCACGCTGCTGCTGACGGCGCTCGACGACGAGCGCGGGAGCACGCCGCTCGCCACGGTGCGTGTCGACTACCGGCTGTCGGAGGCCAGGCCGGCGCTGTCCTCCAGCCCCAGCTTCATCGAGACGGGCGTGGTCCAGGGTGGTACGGCCACCGAGCGGGTGACGCTGGAGAATCGCGGCCTCGCGAGCGCGGACGGAGTGGTCGCCACGCTGCTCAAGCCGGACGGCTCGGCGCCTCCGGCATGGATCTTCCTCGCGTCGGACGGCCAACTCGGCAGCATCCCCGTGGGCGGGAAGCGTGCGCTCGACATCAACGTGGCCCCGGACGCGAGCACGGTGGCGGACGGGATTCATCCCTTCAAGCTGCACGTGACCGGGAGCAACTTCGCGCCCGGTGACGTCAACGTCTACGTGTCGGTCACTCAGTCCGGCATCGGCGGCGTCGTCTTCCACGCCTCGGATCTCTTCACCGGCATGACGCGCCCCGACGGCTCCCTGGTACAGGGGCTGGCGGGCGTGACGATCGAGCTGCAGAACGAGGCGGTATCGACGGTGCGGAGCACGCTCACCACCGACAGCGTGGGGGAGGCGATGTTCACCCTGCTTCCGGCCGGGCGGTACCTGTTCCGCGCCAAGGCCGCGAACCACCAGCAACTCAACGGCCGCCTCTCGGTGAAGCCCGGCGTCACCACGAGCCAGGAGGCGTTCCTCGATTACAACCTGATCAGCGTCGAGTGGTCGGTGCGACAGGTGACCATCGAGGACGACTACCAGATCGTCCTCTCCGCCACCTTCGAGACCCACGTCCCGGCGCCAGTCGTCGTCATCGAGCCGATCGCGGTCAACCTGCCGAAGATGACTCCGGGCGACATGTTCCACGGCGAGTTCACGCTCTCGAACTATGGCCTGGTGCGCGCGGACGACGTGCACTTCGCGCTGCCTCCCACGGACAGCTATTTCCGCTACGAGCTGTTGACCGAGGTGCCGACGAGTATCGGCTCACACGAGACCGTGCGCATCGCGTATCGCCTGACCAGCCTGAAGTCCTTCGAGCCGTCTGGCGCGGAGAGCGGCGGAGGCTGCAGCACGTATCAGCCGGCCGCGACCGCCAGGTGGAGCTTCCTGTGCATGAACGGGACGCTGTCGACCGGCGCGTCGTCGGCGCCGTTCATCTACAGCTACGGGCAATGCGGCGGCGGCGGCGGCGGCGGTGGTGGCGGCGGGCCCGTGTACGTCGGAGGCGGGGGGGGAGGGGGCGGTGACCTCGGTTCAGGGCCCGCTGCACCCACCGAGAGCGAGCTACCCGAATCGGGATGCGCGCCAGAGTGTACCCAGTCGGAAGATTCCGCGCCGGGAGAGGAATGATGAGAGCCATCCGCGAACACAAGGTCTTCGGCGCTGGAGCGCTCGGCCTGTTGATCCTGCAGTGCCTGTTGGGCGCGCTCGTGGTCGGCGGTGCCACCGCCCACGCGCAAGTGGTGGTGACGCCACCGCCGCCGCCACCGCCGCCGCCGCCGCCGTTCCGGTACCGGGAGACCTTCGAAGATCTCTCGGTGAAGGTGATGGGCGGGCGCATCACGGTGAAGCGCACCTACGACGGCGTTCGATGGTTGCCGAACCACGCCTGGTCCGATCTCGAGCTGGTGAAGCCGCTGTCCGCCTCGAGCGGGAGCGTCTTGAGCAGTTCGGGGAGCGGCGGAGGCAGTGGTGGGAGCAGTGTCAGTGTCGGCGGCATCGTGATGGCGCCAGCCGGCAGCGGCACCAGTGGTTCGCCTCCGCCGGACGTCCCCTCCCACGCCGTGGGGGTCAGCGCGGTCGTCCGGATGAACAACTCGTACAAGGGCCTGGGCGGCGGGGTGTACGCCTTCGGCAAGCGGAGCCTCCTCCGCGCGACCGCCACCGGATTCCGCTGGCAGGACCGCGACGGGCACTTCGCGGAGTACGACACGGAGGGCCGCCTCCGCTCATACCGCGACCGGAACGGCGTGACCGTCACCCTGCAACGTGACGCCGAGCATCGTGTGACGGGGCTCGCCGATACGCTCGGGCGACAGGTGTTGTGGCTGGAGTACGCCAACAACCAGCTCTCGGCGATCCACGACTCCACGAACCGGCGCGTCGTCTACGAGTACACCGGCAACCGCATGACGCGGTTCGTCGACGCGCGCGGGAACGCATGGACCTACGAGTACACGTCCAACGGCACCCCGCGCAGCCGCACCGACCCCGAGGGTCGCAAGCTCAACCTCGTTGGGTGCTCCGGCTGGGTATGGGAGGGCAAGGACCAGGACGGCGTCGGCGCGAGCTACAAGTGCAGCTACGACGCGTCGAAAAAGCAGTCCTATATCCAGGCGAAGACCGCGGGTGGCCTGGTCGCGGAGGCCTGGTACAACAGCGAGGGTCTCGGGCTCCGCCAGGACGTCAATGGCAAGACGCTCACCACGCTCGTCATCGACGGGCGCACCCGCACGTCGATCGACCGGAACGGCGGGCGCACGGTCAACGTCTACGACGAGTTCGACAACCTGCTCAGCCGGACGCACCCCGACGGCAGTAGCGTGAAGTACGTGTACGGGCCCCTGTACTCGCTCGTCATACAGAAGACGGACGAGAACGGCGTCGTCACCCACTACGAGTACGACCCGAACGGCAACCTGACGCAGGAGACCGAGGCGTTGGGTCGGCCGGAGCAGCGGATCACTGTCTACACGTACGACACCTACGGGAACCGCACGAGCGCCAAGCGCCTGGGAGATGCGCGGACGCAGGAGTCGGTCTACCAGTTCGCCTACGACGACAGCGGCAACCTGAAGACGCTCACGTCTCCGGAGGGGTCAGTCACCCAATACACCTACGACGTCATGGGTAATGTGCTCACCTTGACGGACCCGCGTAGCAAGGTATGGACATACACCTATGCCGCGAACGGCCTAACGCTGACCGAAATCGATCCGCTTGGGAACACCCGCGCCTACGAATACGACAAAGCGGGCAACCGGACGAAGGCGACCAATGAGAACGGCAAGGCGACACATTTCGCTTACAATCGACAGCATCGTCTGACGCGAGTCACGGACGCCACCGCAAGGTCATTTACCTACGATTACAATATCGACGGAGAGGTGACCAAGGCGGTTGATAGAGAGGGAAAGGCCCGGTCGTACCAGTACGATCTCGGTCTGCGCCTGCTCAAGTCAGTGGACGGCAACGGCAATGTCTCCAGCCAATCGTTCGCCGACGAGGGGCTCGCCCAAAGCGGCGGTTTCCTCCACGCAGCTAAGATCAACTGGCCGACCTTCGAGCAGCAGTATCGATACGATCGCCGGAACCGGGTGACGCTCAACACCGTTCTCGTGGGGGATGACGCGCAGACCGTGGGCTTCAGCTATGACCCGGTTGGCAACATCATCAAGGCCACCGACCCGAATGGTAAATCGTGGCTGTTCGAGTACGACGCCTTTGGCAACACGACAAAGGAGACGGATCCGTTTGGGCACGTTACTCGATACCAGTACGACAATCGCAACAACGTTGTGGCCATCGTGGATCCCAATGGTGGCACCAGTCGCTTTGAATATGATCGCCAGAACCGGCTGACCAGGGAAGTCCGGCCGCTCGGTCAATCGATGCGATATGTCTTTGATGCCGCCGACAACGTTATCGACCGCATCGACCCCAAAGGGCGGAAGACACATTACCTCTATGACGACGCGGAACGGCTGATCAGGCGCGAATACTTCTCGACGGCTGCCGACACGGTCGTCTCTCAGTCTGTAGATTTCACCCGCGACGCTACTGGCAAGATGGTCGCTTGGAGTGACGGAACGTTCAGCGGCACGTTTGTCTATGACGATCTTCAACGCAAGACTGATGAGACCGTCAACTACGGCAACTTCGCGCTGAGCGATCACTACGGCTATTACGGTAACGGCGAGGTAAGCAGTTTCGTTGGCCCAGATGGAACTCCATACACATATACGTATGATGGGAACAATCTGCTTGCCTCCGTCCAGACTCCGACTGGTGCATTGACGATCAATGACTCGCTCTGGACTGAACCGAAGACGGTGACCCTGCCTGGTGGGGCAACTCAGACCTACGCCTACGATGGCCTGCTCAACCTGCAGAGCTTACAGGTCAAGACTCCGGCGCAGACTCCTGCCCTCGATTTACGTAACACCTATGATCGCATGCAGGCAGTTACTCAGCGAGCGATTGGCGGCGTTTCGGCGAGTTATACCTATGACGACGCCACCAGACTTGCCAGCGCGCAGTCCTCCACCGGTACGCAGGGTTACACGCTGGATGGCATGGGCAATCGTGTCGCCGACGCAAGCGGGCCCTGGACCTACAACGCGAACAACCAGTTGTTGAGCCGTCCAGGAGTCTCCTACACCTACGACGAGAACGGTAATCTCATTCGCAAGAGTCAAGGCGAAGTGAGGCAGGACTACTTCTACGACTACGAGAACCGCCTGGTCCGAGTCGAAGACCAGAACGGTGTCGTCATCGCGCGATACGGCTACGATCCATTCGACAGACGCCTGTACAAAGAGGTTAGTGGGGTACACACATACTTCTTTCACTCGGACCAGGGCATGGTTGCCGAGGTGGATTCGACTGGAGCGTTCGTACGAACCTACGGCTATCATCCTCAGAGTAGTTTTGGCACCCGGCCGCTATTCGTCAGTACAGCGGCTGGCTATGCCTACTATCACCTCGACCACCTGGGAACGCCGATCGCGTTGACCGCTTCCGATGGGCGGATCGTCTGGTCAGCCGATTACGACCCATTCGGTGGGGCAGTTGTTCGAGTGGGCGAGACGACAAGCAATCTGCGTCTTCCAGGCCAGTACTGGGACGCCGAGACCAGCCTGCATTACAACGACCGGCGGTACTACGACCCGGAGACCGGGCGCTATCTGACGGAAGATCCCATCGGCATCGAGGGTGGGCTGAATCTCTACCTGTACGCGGAAGCCGATCCCATCAATTACAGCGATCCGACCGGTGAATGCCTGCTCGCCGGGGCCATTGGAGGTGCGCTCTCGGGGGCTGCCTCCAGCATCATCGAGCAGGTGCTCACCAAGGGGTGTTTCAAGGCGATCAGCTGGAAAGACGTAGTCAAGGATGCGGCCATCGATGCGGGCGTGGGGGCACTGACCTGCGGATTATCGAAGCTGAAGTTTCGGGGACGGTGTGGCAACAGCTTCACGGACGACACGCTGGTTCATACCCGCGATGGCTTGGTACCGATCGGCGATGTGAAGGTAGGCGACGAGGTTCTCTCCTACGCCGAGTGGACCCGGGAGAAGAGCTACCAGCCAGTTGGCGCGGTCTTCTTGCATGAAGGCATTGAGCCAGTCACCGTTCTCACTCTCGCAAATGGTTTGAAGATCGAGGCCACGGATGGCCATCCCTTCCACTTGTCCGGTCAGGGGTGGAAAGATGCTGGCCAGCTGGTTATCGGAGACCTGCTCGACGTGCGGGAAGGAGTGCAGGTTGCAGTCGTTGGCGTCGAGCGTGAGCCGAGGTATGGGCGCTACGTCAATCTTTCGATCAGGTATGGAAGCACGTTCTTCGTGGGCAAGGATGGCGTGCTCGTTCACAACTGCCCGATGGGGGGCGGTGGTGGTCCCCCCGATGTCCCCGATGGTAGTGGGCACAAGCCATTCACCGATGTTCCTGGGAGCAAGCCACCCTTCCGGGGTCCTCCTGGGAGTACCGCACGTGGCCAAACGCAGTCCCGCACCTACGGCGATGATGGTTTTCCCGCCGTTGACCGCGACATCGGCCATCCAGATGAAGCAGGAATAGGATGCGGCGATCACTGCCATGATTGGGGAAGACCCCCAGGTGGAGGGCCGCCTACGGATGCTGATCGTGGTTTGTCTCGCCTTCCGACCCCGAATGACCCTCCGGTCCCTCGCGGACCCGGAGTTCCACCACCATCCCAATAGACTCCATGACTTCACGACTATCATGCGACGAGAACGGTTTTTTGAAGGGATTCCCCTACCACGATGGCTTTCTCGATGGCGT
Above is a window of Cystobacter fuscus DNA encoding:
- a CDS encoding RHS repeat-associated core domain-containing protein; its protein translation is MMRAIREHKVFGAGALGLLILQCLLGALVVGGATAHAQVVVTPPPPPPPPPPPFRYRETFEDLSVKVMGGRITVKRTYDGVRWLPNHAWSDLELVKPLSASSGSVLSSSGSGGGSGGSSVSVGGIVMAPAGSGTSGSPPPDVPSHAVGVSAVVRMNNSYKGLGGGVYAFGKRSLLRATATGFRWQDRDGHFAEYDTEGRLRSYRDRNGVTVTLQRDAEHRVTGLADTLGRQVLWLEYANNQLSAIHDSTNRRVVYEYTGNRMTRFVDARGNAWTYEYTSNGTPRSRTDPEGRKLNLVGCSGWVWEGKDQDGVGASYKCSYDASKKQSYIQAKTAGGLVAEAWYNSEGLGLRQDVNGKTLTTLVIDGRTRTSIDRNGGRTVNVYDEFDNLLSRTHPDGSSVKYVYGPLYSLVIQKTDENGVVTHYEYDPNGNLTQETEALGRPEQRITVYTYDTYGNRTSAKRLGDARTQESVYQFAYDDSGNLKTLTSPEGSVTQYTYDVMGNVLTLTDPRSKVWTYTYAANGLTLTEIDPLGNTRAYEYDKAGNRTKATNENGKATHFAYNRQHRLTRVTDATARSFTYDYNIDGEVTKAVDREGKARSYQYDLGLRLLKSVDGNGNVSSQSFADEGLAQSGGFLHAAKINWPTFEQQYRYDRRNRVTLNTVLVGDDAQTVGFSYDPVGNIIKATDPNGKSWLFEYDAFGNTTKETDPFGHVTRYQYDNRNNVVAIVDPNGGTSRFEYDRQNRLTREVRPLGQSMRYVFDAADNVIDRIDPKGRKTHYLYDDAERLIRREYFSTAADTVVSQSVDFTRDATGKMVAWSDGTFSGTFVYDDLQRKTDETVNYGNFALSDHYGYYGNGEVSSFVGPDGTPYTYTYDGNNLLASVQTPTGALTINDSLWTEPKTVTLPGGATQTYAYDGLLNLQSLQVKTPAQTPALDLRNTYDRMQAVTQRAIGGVSASYTYDDATRLASAQSSTGTQGYTLDGMGNRVADASGPWTYNANNQLLSRPGVSYTYDENGNLIRKSQGEVRQDYFYDYENRLVRVEDQNGVVIARYGYDPFDRRLYKEVSGVHTYFFHSDQGMVAEVDSTGAFVRTYGYHPQSSFGTRPLFVSTAAGYAYYHLDHLGTPIALTASDGRIVWSADYDPFGGAVVRVGETTSNLRLPGQYWDAETSLHYNDRRYYDPETGRYLTEDPIGIEGGLNLYLYAEADPINYSDPTGECLLAGAIGGALSGAASSIIEQVLTKGCFKAISWKDVVKDAAIDAGVGALTCGLSKLKFRGRCGNSFTDDTLVHTRDGLVPIGDVKVGDEVLSYAEWTREKSYQPVGAVFLHEGIEPVTVLTLANGLKIEATDGHPFHLSGQGWKDAGQLVIGDLLDVREGVQVAVVGVEREPRYGRYVNLSIRYGSTFFVGKDGVLVHNCPMGGGGGPPDVPDGSGHKPFTDVPGSKPPFRGPPGSTARGQTQSRTYGDDGFPAVDRDIGHPDEAGIGCGDHCHDWGRPPGGGPPTDADRGLSRLPTPNDPPVPRGPGVPPPSQ